In Abyssisolibacter fermentans, the following proteins share a genomic window:
- a CDS encoding polysaccharide deacetylase family protein, translating into MTARKITAYILLFILIFSITACTNTNEVPNNDQNNNQTNEQLSNEVNNNEQASGEQQEPKQQVKEPDKKNDIEDIDLSLKPNETGQIMVLMYHGITEKESEWARSVENFKKDLNILYDKGYRPISLVDFVENNITTEAGYTPVVITFDDGLQNNFNIIEKDGEKIVDPNSAVGILEAFNKEHPDFPLEATFFVYGTNPFRQKDLVKYKLNYIIDKGMDIGNHTISHNDMSKKSNQNSESIQKYIGREAKFLEEMIDSDYKINTYALCNGARPNKEFISLLEKGNYEGFEYNNVAILNVGASPSVSPIDKKFNPMSIRRVRASETNVGKFGMYAYLEMFDKHTDRRFISDGISDIITVPKKYEDKIDKEKLRDKKLNLYE; encoded by the coding sequence ATGACAGCAAGAAAAATAACAGCATATATACTACTATTTATACTTATATTTTCAATAACAGCTTGTACAAATACAAATGAAGTACCTAATAATGATCAAAACAATAATCAAACAAATGAGCAGCTGAGTAATGAGGTCAATAATAATGAACAAGCTAGTGGAGAACAACAAGAACCAAAGCAACAAGTGAAGGAACCTGACAAAAAAAATGATATAGAGGATATAGATTTAAGTCTCAAACCAAATGAGACTGGTCAAATTATGGTATTGATGTACCACGGAATTACTGAAAAAGAATCTGAATGGGCTAGATCAGTTGAAAATTTCAAGAAAGATTTAAATATATTATATGATAAGGGATATAGACCAATTTCACTAGTCGATTTTGTGGAAAATAATATAACAACAGAGGCGGGTTATACTCCTGTAGTTATTACATTTGATGATGGACTTCAAAATAATTTCAATATCATTGAAAAAGATGGTGAAAAAATAGTTGATCCTAATAGTGCTGTTGGGATATTAGAAGCATTTAATAAAGAGCATCCAGATTTTCCTTTAGAAGCAACGTTTTTTGTTTATGGGACTAATCCATTTAGACAGAAGGACTTAGTGAAATACAAATTGAATTATATTATAGACAAAGGGATGGACATAGGTAATCATACAATTTCACATAATGATATGTCAAAGAAATCAAATCAAAACAGTGAAAGTATTCAAAAATACATTGGTAGAGAGGCTAAGTTTTTAGAGGAAATGATTGATAGTGACTATAAAATAAATACTTATGCTCTTTGCAATGGTGCTAGACCAAATAAAGAATTTATATCATTACTAGAAAAGGGTAATTATGAAGGATTTGAATATAACAATGTGGCAATATTGAATGTAGGTGCAAGTCCTTCTGTTTCGCCAATTGACAAGAAATTCAATCCTATGTCTATAAGAAGAGTTAGAGCTAGTGAAACAAATGTAGGTAAATTTGGTATGTATGCGTATCTTGAAATGTTTGACAAGCATACTGACAGGAGATTTATAAGTGATGGGATTTCAGATATAATAACTGTTCCAAAAAAATATGAAGATAAAATTGATAAAGAAAAATTAAGAGATAAAAAATTAAATTTATACGAATAA
- a CDS encoding epoxyqueuosine reductase: protein MNNKMKEKLYEKAYDMGVAKIGVANLEGFLFDDLKQFSTGISIAVRLSDAIINQINDIPTKTYFHHYRAINFLIDQITLALSNMIQNEGYYALAIPASQTIKTDKDAYRGLFQHRTAAVRAGLGWIGKNACLITDEYGPRVRLGTILTNMTLEYDKPIVNSKCGDCNICVSKCPALALKGNLWKPGIEREKLVDVVACSNHMSVHYKDIGRGSVCGVCVSNCPKGNRVLR from the coding sequence GTGAATAATAAAATGAAAGAAAAATTATATGAAAAAGCTTATGATATGGGTGTTGCAAAGATTGGAGTAGCAAATTTAGAAGGTTTCTTATTTGATGATTTAAAGCAATTTTCTACTGGCATTTCTATAGCAGTAAGATTATCAGATGCAATAATAAATCAAATAAATGATATACCTACTAAAACATATTTTCATCATTACAGAGCTATTAATTTTTTAATTGATCAAATTACATTAGCTTTAAGTAATATGATACAAAATGAAGGTTATTATGCTTTAGCTATACCAGCTTCACAAACAATAAAAACAGACAAGGATGCATATAGAGGTCTTTTTCAACATAGAACAGCAGCAGTTAGAGCTGGTTTAGGTTGGATAGGTAAAAATGCATGTCTTATAACAGATGAATACGGTCCTCGTGTTAGATTAGGAACAATTTTAACAAATATGACATTAGAATATGATAAACCTATAGTAAACTCCAAATGTGGTGATTGTAATATATGTGTTTCAAAATGTCCAGCACTGGCTTTAAAAGGTAATCTGTGGAAACCAGGCATAGAAAGAGAAAAGCTTGTGGATGTTGTTGCATGTAGTAATCATATGAGTGTACATTACAAGGACATTGGAAGAGGGTCTGTTTGCGGTGTTTGTGTATCTAACTGTCCAAAAGGTAATAGAGTTTTGAGATGA
- a CDS encoding YibE/F family protein, which produces MKKIRILLICLVLVMSIVSIGYATDEYGEFPSQEVIKGKVLKIISEERREIEGYTEGQGMTFQTVRVLIKNGAHKGEEVIVENVLDDRFAYNINIEEGIDVLLALDEDENGLIDMAYITDIARDKYLYWVIGLFIVLLVLIGGFKGLKSVITLSITVLAIFKLFLPLILKGYNPVTLSVAICIGVIAITLVIISGINVKSISAIIGTSLGVLVAGILTLIISHYAHLTGLGSEEAQMLTMIPQGIEFNFRGILFSAIILGALGAVMDVSMSIASSMHEIRDKKPDITIKELFKSGMNVGRDIMGTMSNTLILAYTGGSIHLMLLFKAYNFPILEIINRDIIASEIVRALAGSIGLIFTIPITALVFTLLVNKKKTRQVVK; this is translated from the coding sequence ATGAAAAAGATAAGAATATTGCTTATATGCTTGGTTTTAGTAATGTCAATTGTATCTATAGGATATGCAACTGATGAATATGGGGAATTTCCAAGCCAAGAAGTAATTAAGGGGAAAGTATTAAAGATAATATCTGAAGAGAGAAGGGAAATTGAAGGTTATACAGAGGGGCAAGGTATGACTTTTCAAACAGTAAGAGTTTTAATAAAAAATGGAGCGCACAAAGGTGAAGAGGTAATTGTCGAAAATGTATTGGATGACAGATTTGCTTATAATATTAATATTGAAGAAGGAATTGATGTATTGTTAGCATTAGATGAAGATGAAAATGGTTTAATAGATATGGCTTACATAACGGATATAGCTAGAGATAAATATTTGTATTGGGTTATAGGCTTGTTTATTGTGTTGCTTGTTCTTATTGGTGGATTTAAAGGCTTAAAGTCTGTAATTACATTAAGCATAACAGTATTAGCAATATTCAAGTTATTTTTACCTCTTATATTAAAAGGATATAACCCTGTTACATTATCAGTTGCTATATGTATTGGAGTTATAGCAATAACATTGGTTATTATATCAGGTATAAATGTAAAGAGTATATCTGCTATTATTGGAACATCATTAGGGGTTTTAGTAGCTGGAATTTTGACATTAATAATAAGCCATTATGCACATCTAACTGGTTTAGGAAGTGAAGAGGCACAGATGTTGACAATGATCCCTCAGGGAATTGAATTTAATTTTAGAGGAATATTATTTTCAGCAATAATACTTGGTGCATTAGGAGCTGTAATGGATGTAAGTATGTCTATTGCATCCTCTATGCATGAGATAAGAGATAAAAAACCTGATATAACAATTAAAGAATTATTTAAATCTGGAATGAATGTAGGTAGAGATATAATGGGTACTATGTCTAATACACTTATATTAGCTTATACAGGCGGTTCTATACATCTTATGCTTTTATTTAAAGCTTATAATTTTCCAATATTAGAGATAATAAATAGAGACATAATAGCATCAGAAATAGTTAGAGCTCTTGCGGGAAGTATAGGTTTAATATTTACAATACCAATAACAGCTTTAGTCTTTACATTGTTAGTTAATAAAAAGAAAACACGACAAGTTGTAAAATAG
- a CDS encoding glycoside hydrolase family 1 protein, with protein sequence MVKNEFPKDFLWGGAIACSQADGGYREGGKGISTQDCRFFDPNWDEKTIYERAYFSEMSTAGLKKAIEDEGNINYPLRRGIDFYHKYPQDISLLKELGLKVFRTSISWSRIFPNGDDILPNDEGIKYYRDLFGKLKENDIKIFATIVHYDIPVNLVLKYGGWKNRKTIDFYLKYVKVLFENFGDIVDYWLPFNEINAARFGTWDGACLIKGEEENYDQSIYQCVHHQFIASAKVIELSKKMLKKPMIGAMIARFCSYPATCKPEDVLQSIHDEQYSNYFYLDVMARGEYPKYMDRFFEKMGVNIQFAEGDKELLKNNTADFVSFSYYSSQVSTIDQSWSKTCGNLVAEANLNPYLKTNEIGWTIDGIGLRIVLNQLYDRYQLPLFIAENGLGTFEKLEEGNTIHDDYRISYFEEHFKAMKEAITDGIDLIGYTAWGIIDIVSCGPLTMDKRYGVIYVDYDNCGNGTGNRYKKDSFYWYKKVIETNGENL encoded by the coding sequence ATGGTTAAAAACGAGTTTCCAAAAGATTTTTTATGGGGAGGAGCTATTGCATGCAGTCAAGCAGATGGTGGTTATAGAGAGGGAGGAAAAGGAATTAGCACACAAGACTGTAGATTTTTCGATCCTAATTGGGATGAAAAAACTATTTATGAAAGAGCTTACTTTTCAGAAATGAGTACAGCAGGATTGAAAAAAGCTATAGAAGATGAAGGAAACATAAATTATCCTCTTCGTAGAGGGATTGATTTTTATCATAAATATCCACAAGATATTTCATTATTAAAAGAATTAGGATTAAAAGTATTTCGAACTTCTATTTCGTGGTCAAGAATTTTTCCTAATGGAGATGATATATTACCAAATGATGAAGGAATTAAATATTATAGAGACTTATTTGGAAAATTAAAAGAAAATGATATTAAAATATTTGCTACTATAGTACACTATGATATTCCAGTAAACTTGGTTTTAAAATATGGTGGTTGGAAAAATAGAAAAACTATTGATTTTTATTTAAAATATGTAAAGGTATTATTTGAAAATTTTGGAGACATAGTAGACTATTGGTTACCATTTAATGAAATAAATGCAGCTAGATTTGGTACTTGGGATGGAGCATGTTTAATAAAGGGTGAAGAAGAGAATTATGATCAATCAATTTACCAATGTGTACATCATCAATTTATCGCGAGTGCTAAGGTTATAGAACTTTCGAAGAAAATGTTAAAAAAACCTATGATTGGAGCAATGATAGCGAGATTTTGTTCATACCCAGCTACATGCAAACCAGAAGATGTTCTTCAATCTATTCATGATGAGCAATACTCAAATTATTTTTATTTAGATGTTATGGCAAGAGGTGAATATCCAAAATATATGGATAGGTTCTTCGAAAAGATGGGAGTTAACATACAATTTGCTGAAGGAGATAAAGAATTGTTGAAAAACAACACAGCAGATTTTGTTTCATTTTCATATTATTCATCACAAGTTTCGACAATAGATCAGAGTTGGAGTAAAACTTGCGGTAACTTAGTTGCTGAGGCAAATCTGAATCCATATTTAAAAACTAATGAAATTGGCTGGACTATAGATGGTATAGGGTTAAGGATCGTTTTAAATCAACTATATGATAGATATCAATTACCTCTATTTATTGCAGAGAATGGATTGGGAACATTTGAAAAATTAGAAGAAGGTAACACTATTCATGATGATTATAGAATCAGTTATTTTGAAGAACACTTTAAAGCTATGAAGGAAGCTATTACTGATGGTATAGATTTAATTGGATATACAGCATGGGGAATTATAGATATTGTATCATGCGGACCTTTAACAATGGATAAGAGATATGGTGTAATTTATGTTGATTATGATAATTGTGGAAATGGTACTGGAAATAGATATAAAAAAGACTCCTTTTATTGGTATAAAAAGGTTATTGAAACGAATGGAGAAAATTTATAA
- a CDS encoding DUF4364 family protein yields MFAKNSKELAQHKLVLLYIIYSSDFNITNTEITQFVLESNYMNYFLVQQYLSELISSKFITLLEENKIQYYKLTELGDKTLQYFKNNIPQTIKDDIKIKIEKNNLQKIKEKQITSDYFKKNDSEYIVNLKVKENDIIIFNISLNVVSSKQAKHICKNWKKNPDFIYKNIINLLISDYKNNDKDITI; encoded by the coding sequence GTGTTTGCTAAAAATTCAAAAGAATTAGCTCAACACAAATTAGTACTGTTATATATTATATATTCATCAGATTTCAATATAACAAATACTGAAATCACACAATTTGTACTTGAATCCAACTATATGAACTATTTTCTTGTACAGCAATACTTGAGCGAACTTATTTCTTCAAAATTTATTACTTTACTTGAAGAAAACAAAATTCAATATTATAAATTAACTGAATTAGGAGATAAAACTTTACAATATTTTAAAAACAATATCCCGCAAACTATTAAAGATGATATAAAAATAAAAATAGAAAAGAACAATTTGCAAAAAATAAAAGAAAAACAAATTACAAGTGATTATTTCAAAAAAAATGATTCTGAATATATTGTAAATTTAAAAGTCAAAGAAAATGATATTATAATTTTTAACATATCTTTAAACGTAGTTTCAAGTAAGCAGGCTAAACACATTTGTAAAAATTGGAAGAAGAATCCTGATTTTATTTATAAAAATATTATTAATCTATTGATTTCGGATTATAAAAATAATGATAAAGATATTACCATTTAA
- the pdaB gene encoding polysaccharide deacetylase family sporulation protein PdaB, with protein MKIVLLNKKNIIKYIMLFLFVFSAIRWSNIIDDGIDYVFAPKKELPIYCVDKKEKKIAISFDAAWGAEHTLDILDTLDKYNVKTTFFLVKFWAEKYPEMVKEIHKRGHEIGNHSSTHPHMSKLSKEQIIKELKGTENVVKKLTGQKTVVFRPPFGDYNDRLIKTCRELGYYVIQWDVDSLDWKSYGVQPVVDKVTRNVKNGSIVLFHNNSKYVSEFLPLVIQKLQEQGYEIVPVSELIHKGDFRIDSTGKQIKIKTK; from the coding sequence ATGAAAATAGTTTTATTGAATAAAAAGAATATTATAAAATATATAATGCTATTTCTATTTGTATTTTCAGCTATTAGATGGTCAAATATTATAGATGATGGTATAGATTATGTATTTGCTCCAAAAAAAGAATTACCAATATATTGTGTTGACAAAAAGGAGAAAAAAATTGCTATTAGTTTTGATGCAGCATGGGGAGCTGAACATACTTTAGATATATTAGATACACTCGATAAGTATAATGTTAAGACTACTTTTTTCTTAGTTAAGTTTTGGGCAGAAAAGTATCCTGAGATGGTTAAAGAAATTCATAAAAGAGGTCATGAAATAGGGAATCATTCTTCTACACACCCTCACATGTCAAAGCTTAGTAAAGAGCAGATTATAAAAGAATTAAAAGGGACTGAAAATGTAGTAAAAAAATTAACTGGACAAAAAACAGTGGTATTCAGGCCTCCTTTTGGAGATTATAATGATAGGTTAATTAAAACATGTAGAGAGTTAGGATATTATGTTATACAATGGGATGTTGACAGCCTTGATTGGAAGTCTTATGGAGTACAGCCTGTAGTTGACAAAGTAACGAGAAATGTAAAAAATGGATCTATAGTTTTATTTCACAACAATTCAAAATATGTGTCTGAATTTTTACCATTGGTTATACAGAAGCTCCAAGAACAGGGGTATGAAATAGTTCCAGTGTCAGAATTGATACATAAAGGAGATTTTCGTATAGATAGTACTGGTAAACAGATTAAAATTAAAACAAAATAG
- a CDS encoding alpha/beta-type small acid-soluble spore protein: protein MSRNKTVVPEARQALNQLKLEIANELGLSNYDQIDKGTLTSRQNGYVGGYMVKNLIETAENNLSNK, encoded by the coding sequence ATGTCTAGAAATAAAACTGTAGTTCCAGAAGCACGTCAAGCTTTAAATCAATTAAAACTTGAAATTGCTAATGAATTAGGTTTGTCTAATTATGATCAAATTGACAAAGGTACTTTAACATCTAGACAAAATGGCTATGTAGGTGGCTATATGGTTAAAAATTTAATAGAAACTGCTGAAAATAATTTATCAAACAAGTAA
- a CDS encoding CDP-alcohol phosphatidyltransferase family protein, translated as MKSIANYISISRIFLSFALFLVKPLSTVFYIIYLLCGISDGLDGYIARKTNTLSKLGEKLDSFADLIMDLVLIIVLYQIINPTVQIIVWIAIILIIRILSMVVVFVKYKTFGMLHTYGNKITGLMLFVFPLSLGFVQSDVLMYIICVVASISAIEELFINLSAKKLQANRKTIFSK; from the coding sequence GTGAAGTCTATAGCAAATTATATCTCAATTTCGAGAATATTTCTGTCTTTTGCGTTATTTTTGGTAAAGCCACTAAGTACCGTGTTTTATATAATTTATCTCCTTTGTGGGATTAGTGATGGTTTGGATGGATATATAGCAAGGAAAACTAACACCTTAAGTAAATTGGGAGAAAAACTTGACTCTTTTGCAGATTTGATAATGGATTTGGTATTGATTATTGTACTATATCAAATTATTAACCCAACAGTTCAAATCATTGTTTGGATAGCTATCATATTAATAATCAGAATATTATCGATGGTAGTGGTATTTGTAAAATATAAAACCTTTGGAATGCTTCATACTTATGGGAATAAAATTACGGGGCTTATGCTGTTTGTATTCCCATTATCACTTGGTTTTGTGCAATCAGATGTGCTGATGTATATAATTTGTGTGGTTGCAAGTATTTCAGCTATTGAAGAATTATTTATTAATTTATCAGCAAAAAAATTGCAAGCAAATAGGAAAACCATATTCTCAAAATGA
- a CDS encoding AraC family transcriptional regulator: MNYSELDVFLRKATPSEIWHKNNPNKLSPRYDNIPIVKHNNKDIFFFDFTYDLCNNSIKLIKETRYTNIPPHFHKDMELNYIYDGSCEFVINNKKVMLSKGDVCILGPDVAHSSKYKNKNDIVINLIFTQEFFDDRFLSQIYEESIVSNFLLGNLNKSRTRDKYLIFHTLENEHFQSAINSLICIYFDKNNLYKELSDLYVKMMFLYLLQIQYDKSLSDYENIENTTIIKILKHIESNCTNCTLDNMSKFFGYSPNYISNLIKNKTGATFSELKLMQQLLLAEDFLINSNLPIYKVAELCGFSNLSFFYRKFLAKYNCKPKGFREKAIHHKKVF; this comes from the coding sequence ATGAACTATAGTGAATTAGATGTTTTTCTCAGAAAAGCAACTCCTAGCGAAATATGGCATAAAAATAATCCAAATAAATTAAGTCCTCGATACGATAATATTCCTATTGTTAAACATAATAATAAAGATATTTTCTTTTTTGATTTCACCTATGATTTGTGTAATAACAGTATTAAATTAATTAAAGAAACACGATATACCAATATACCTCCACATTTTCATAAAGATATGGAATTAAATTATATTTACGATGGATCTTGTGAATTTGTTATAAATAATAAAAAGGTGATGCTAAGCAAAGGTGATGTATGTATCCTAGGACCAGATGTTGCACATAGCTCAAAATATAAAAATAAAAATGATATTGTAATAAATTTAATCTTTACTCAAGAATTTTTTGATGACAGATTTTTGAGTCAAATATATGAAGAAAGTATAGTATCAAATTTTTTACTAGGAAATCTTAATAAAAGTAGAACTCGCGATAAGTATTTAATATTTCATACACTTGAAAATGAACACTTTCAATCTGCAATAAATAGTCTTATTTGTATTTATTTTGATAAAAATAATCTTTATAAAGAGCTTAGTGATCTCTATGTTAAAATGATGTTTTTATACTTATTACAAATTCAATATGATAAATCTCTTTCTGATTATGAAAATATTGAAAATACTACTATTATTAAAATACTTAAACATATAGAATCCAATTGCACAAATTGTACATTAGATAATATGTCAAAGTTTTTTGGTTATTCGCCTAATTATATTAGTAATTTAATTAAAAATAAAACTGGTGCTACATTTAGTGAATTGAAACTTATGCAACAATTATTATTAGCAGAAGATTTTCTAATCAATTCCAATCTTCCTATTTATAAAGTGGCAGAGTTATGTGGTTTTTCAAATCTAAGCTTTTTCTATAGAAAGTTCCTTGCTAAATATAATTGTAAACCAAAAGGCTTTCGTGAAAAAGCTATTCATCACAAAAAGGTTTTTTAA
- a CDS encoding glucose PTS transporter subunit IIA yields MKNKELAKKIISLLGGRDNIKYATHCVTRLRFNLHDEKKANLKEIGKLDGVISLVEQSGQIQIIIGSHVEDVFVEIEPMLKDNVEKTTNKKEKFSFGWILSFLTSIFAPIIPAFAGAGMMKAILALVTVLGLSDGTGGTFQVFNIVSDTAFYFLPFLVALSAAKRLKTDQFLALSVAGALMYPTIINAVGVKGVAPIVFLGIKVPIFSYASTIFPILFGIILLAYVYKLCNKIFKINILKVVFVPLVALAITIPITLLFLAPIGNYIAIYLTDIITWLFSTMGPFAGAIVGFFMPLMVLGGLHQSLTPMEILNMSTLGYDIVLPIEFAHNMAEAGAAIGVAVKSKNKKVKSLGISTGISALIGISEPALYGINVPKKKPLYCAMVANAIGGFLSVFFMVKCFVFMMPGIFSITGYIDSTNFVKNLLFAVISMAATFIIAFILVLIVGFEDDPQEDEEEQVLINKEPFQLVSPMSGTLIALEDVNDEVFSKKQCGDGIAINPSGNKIVAPCDGVVKVVMGHAIGIETNNGKEILIHLGVNTVELNGKYSKVLVKKGDQIVTGQELLQFDKNAIIKEGYDITTMVVCTNGEVEYKKENTKIKELEQLFIVK; encoded by the coding sequence ATGAAAAATAAAGAGCTTGCAAAAAAAATTATATCTCTACTCGGTGGGAGAGATAATATTAAATACGCAACACACTGTGTTACAAGATTACGTTTTAATTTACATGATGAAAAGAAAGCAAATTTAAAAGAAATCGGCAAATTAGACGGTGTCATTAGCTTAGTTGAACAAAGCGGTCAAATTCAAATAATTATTGGGAGCCATGTTGAAGATGTATTTGTTGAAATTGAACCAATGTTAAAAGATAATGTAGAAAAAACAACAAATAAAAAAGAAAAATTCTCTTTTGGATGGATTTTGAGTTTTTTAACGAGTATTTTTGCACCTATTATCCCAGCATTTGCAGGGGCTGGTATGATGAAAGCAATACTAGCTTTAGTAACTGTTTTAGGTTTAAGTGATGGAACTGGGGGAACATTTCAAGTTTTTAACATTGTCTCTGATACAGCATTTTATTTCTTACCATTTTTAGTTGCACTTTCTGCTGCAAAGCGACTTAAAACTGACCAATTTTTAGCATTAAGTGTTGCTGGAGCATTGATGTATCCAACAATTATTAATGCTGTTGGAGTAAAGGGAGTAGCGCCAATAGTATTCTTAGGAATTAAAGTACCTATTTTTTCATATGCATCTACTATATTTCCAATACTATTTGGAATAATTTTATTAGCTTATGTATATAAACTTTGTAATAAGATTTTTAAAATTAACATTTTAAAAGTTGTTTTTGTACCATTAGTAGCTCTAGCGATTACAATTCCTATCACTTTATTGTTTTTAGCACCTATTGGAAATTATATAGCTATTTATTTAACAGATATTATTACTTGGTTGTTTTCAACAATGGGACCATTTGCAGGAGCAATTGTAGGATTTTTTATGCCACTAATGGTGCTAGGAGGGTTACATCAATCATTAACACCAATGGAAATATTAAACATGTCAACTTTGGGCTATGATATAGTATTGCCTATAGAATTTGCACATAATATGGCAGAAGCAGGAGCAGCTATAGGTGTTGCAGTAAAATCTAAAAACAAAAAAGTAAAGTCATTAGGAATATCAACAGGTATTTCAGCATTAATAGGAATTTCTGAACCAGCACTATATGGAATTAATGTTCCCAAGAAAAAGCCGTTGTATTGTGCAATGGTTGCTAATGCAATTGGAGGCTTCTTATCAGTTTTCTTTATGGTAAAATGTTTCGTGTTTATGATGCCAGGTATTTTTAGTATAACAGGATATATTGATAGTACTAACTTTGTCAAAAACTTATTATTTGCAGTAATTAGTATGGCTGCAACATTTATTATTGCTTTTATACTTGTTCTTATTGTAGGATTTGAAGATGATCCTCAAGAAGATGAAGAAGAGCAGGTTTTAATTAATAAAGAACCTTTTCAATTAGTTTCTCCAATGAGTGGCACATTAATTGCTTTAGAAGATGTTAACGATGAAGTGTTTTCGAAAAAGCAATGTGGAGATGGGATAGCAATTAATCCTAGCGGTAATAAAATTGTAGCCCCTTGTGATGGAGTTGTTAAGGTGGTAATGGGACACGCTATAGGTATTGAAACGAATAATGGAAAAGAAATACTAATTCATTTAGGAGTAAATACAGTTGAATTAAATGGTAAATATTCAAAGGTTTTAGTAAAGAAAGGTGATCAAATAGTTACAGGTCAAGAATTATTGCAATTTGATAAAAATGCAATAATAAAGGAAGGTTATGATATTACAACTATGGTAGTGTGTACCAATGGAGAAGTTGAATATAAAAAAGAAAATACAAAAATTAAAGAACTCGAACAACTATTTATAGTTAAATAA
- a CDS encoding lipoate--protein ligase encodes MLKIVNNSTNPYFNLAAEEYVLKKFDEECFMLWRNEPCIVVGKNQNTLSEINEDYVKENNIIVVRRLSGGGAVFHDLGNLNFTFVANDDSKSFSDFKKFTQPIIDVLKTIDINAEFTGRNDLTIDGKKFSGNAQYKYKNRIFHHGTLLFTSNIKDLSGALKVKKDKFKDKAVKSVKSRVTNISKHLKSPLTINEFMNLIMEHISKNPNVKEYIFTNEDIKNINKLVEDRYSKWEWNFGKSPKYTFKNEKKFKGGIIEAYLYVNKGIIESIDLYGDFFSAKDITDITKALTGIKHSREAIIEALSSYNINDYFSNITLEEFMSLF; translated from the coding sequence ATGCTCAAAATTGTTAATAATTCTACAAACCCTTATTTTAATTTAGCTGCTGAAGAATACGTTTTAAAAAAATTTGATGAAGAATGTTTTATGCTTTGGCGTAATGAACCATGCATTGTTGTTGGTAAAAATCAAAATACGCTATCAGAGATCAATGAAGATTATGTTAAGGAAAATAACATAATAGTTGTAAGAAGATTATCAGGTGGTGGAGCTGTTTTTCACGATCTTGGAAACTTAAATTTTACTTTTGTTGCTAATGATGACTCAAAAAGCTTTAGCGATTTTAAAAAATTCACTCAACCTATCATTGATGTTCTCAAAACTATAGACATCAATGCTGAGTTTACAGGTCGTAATGATTTAACTATAGATGGCAAAAAGTTTTCAGGTAATGCACAATACAAATATAAAAATAGAATATTTCATCATGGTACTTTATTATTCACTTCAAATATCAAAGACTTATCTGGTGCTTTAAAAGTAAAAAAAGATAAATTTAAAGATAAAGCTGTGAAATCAGTTAAAAGTCGTGTTACCAATATAAGTAAACATCTGAAATCTCCATTAACTATAAACGAATTTATGAATTTGATAATGGAGCATATATCAAAAAATCCTAATGTCAAAGAATATATTTTTACTAATGAAGATATTAAAAACATAAATAAATTAGTTGAAGATAGATATTCTAAATGGGAATGGAATTTTGGTAAATCACCGAAATATACTTTTAAAAATGAAAAGAAATTTAAAGGCGGAATTATTGAAGCATATTTATATGTAAACAAAGGAATTATAGAATCTATTGACTTATATGGCGATTTCTTTAGTGCAAAAGACATAACAGATATCACAAAAGCATTAACAGGCATAAAACATTCAAGAGAAGCTATAATAGAAGCTTTGTCAAGCTATAATATAAATGATTATTTTTCAAATATAACTTTAGAAGAATTCATGTCTTTATTCTAA